CCTGCAGTTACGTAGCATGAAAAATGCACTGCAAGAACTTTGGCACTCCCCAGCCAAGTCGGTACGATCCATTAGTAGACAGGGCCAGCATAAACATTTCGATACATTGTtttttgctaaagaaaaaaaaattatcctacTAATATGTTGTTCACAATCTAGCTAACCTAAAAAATGCTCACTGGTTTCTGGCTTTCCCACGCTTCAACAAGCTGTACGCCTCAACTTTCATAGCTCCATGCTGGTCCAATTAGCACCCGGAAAAATAGTTAACAGGGTGGCTCTCTAACCGTTATCCGTATAAAATCAATACAAACGCAATTAAATGGAACAAACAGATAATCTACACTAGGACTAAAATTGTAACCTTAAATGAGAGTTTATGTTGATGTTAATTTTAAACTCTTGTACTAGATTGGCTTGATAAGCGAGCAAAGCAAAAAAGATGAAAGAagtaaagaaatggaaaaaatgaagTAGAGGCTCTTACTAGGAACATAATCATTCTTGTCTGAGGCGGCGGGGCAGATAATGGAGCGGCCCAGTTCAGTCAAATTGTAGACGATCCCAGCGAAGTAGAAGAGGAAGACAAGCCCAAAGACCAAAGGCATCAGTATGAAGCCAATGAAGAACGTGACCGATCCGAAGAGCATGAGAGCCACAGAAATCCCGAGAAAAAGCGAGCCGAAAGCGGCGGGAGACGAGGTGGGGGCTTGTCTGGACGACGAAGCCTCCAACTGCCCGCCTGAATGTAAGGTCGGAAAGGGAAGGGCTAGGGGAGGGGATGTGAGGAGGTGGATGATCATGGAGCAGAGCTCGTAGAAAACCCTGGATTGGGGGTCTTGATCTCTCATGGTACTTGGGAGGAGGAATTCCTAGCTTTGATTTTTGCTTTGTTCAGAGCATTCACGAATCCAAAAACCCAAAACTTTATCTGTGACGATTGGGGAGAGAATGTTACGGGGAGGAGGATTTGGGAAGATCGAGACAAGAGGATAAGCACTGCACCGGTGGCACGGATCAGAACAGAGAGAGAATCATCAGAgtaatgaaagataaaaatgtaTATTACGGTAAATAAAGAGTAAACTATTACTAAATATGTTGcctacttatattttttttttatttttttcttacagttaaaaaaatactagtagtgaatttatatatatatatttttattctttcttaatgattaataatttttaaaaataattaaaaaaaaactcatttatactATATTTGTTAGTCACCTTAGTATTgtctaaataaaaattttatttatcatttccatattatatatcatatataattttttttttcttatcaaatatgtggtatatggaTTATTAGTGTAagtattcaattaatttaagaaaaataaaattaaaaaattaaaaataaatatagtatgtgatatataaagatgatgaataaTAAAGCTCTACGAAAAATATTGGTATCCAAGTGAcaaaacaaatttatatattgatcatattataaatttttttattataaaatatatctaacataTTGTATtaaattctttcaaatttttagaaattttcacAAGTTTTCGAGATTTATTAGAATTTTTAAGATTATTAACGTATAATTaggatttttcaaaattcttccaaatcaaaataaacatttttaaaaccaaaaaaaaaaacaaaaaacaaattctatttcaaattctcaacttttagtctaattattacctaattattattcaaataaaaaaaattaatacaaattttcaaaacaagaaatcatcttaaaattttatattcaaacaacttttcaattttatctattcacttttacaaactcaaatataatgattattttaaaaaatatttttattaaaattttctctttcatttctcaATAACAAACTTCAAAGAttctcaaaatatttccaaCGTTTTTATAACCAAATATGGGCAGTTAGtatgtaaattttttgaaaaacactTTAGACACAAAGAAATCTCACATACTAACGTGATATATTGGGAATGTGCCACGTTTCCTAgttttctcttcctttctctctccccccccccccccaattttttttcctcctcccCTGTGCCCTCTCTCCTGCGCCAACCATGAAGAGCATGGGTAACTTCGATGGTGGCAGGAAGAGCATGAGTTGGTCGCCAGAGGAAGGGGAGGTCGGTGGTAATGGTCTGGTGGCTTGGGGACGGCGTACAACGGCACTACGGTAGAGAAACTGTGGATACCCATTCAGAATAGGGTCTTGCAGGGTCAATGGGGCTACCACAGTGGGGAGGGGGGCTTCGACGGTGATTGAGAGAGCATGTGGTTGCCTAAGGAATGGGTGCTCGGTGGTGGTGATCCGGTGGTGTGGAGATAGCGCATGGCAGCTGCGGTGGAGTGGAGGGAAGGGAAGGAGGGGAGAGCATGGAGAGAGGGGgggataggaaaaaaaaaaagatacatgcCACATCAATATATGAGATCCCTTGGTATTTCTAGCAACtgccaaatttttttatataaaatttgtatataaaCTTAACACTTCATATCTTgtgttcaaaagaaaaaaaaaagaaaaaaaaaaaacactccatatattattctattaaatgtTATGTCCATATTATTTACATGCCGTATTTAGTAACGGTAAAACTTATATTTTGTCTcctcttaaaattataaatataaaaagtatttatacAAAAGGTTATAGAAAGTTTTAAGTCTTTGTTTGGTTActtagataaaataagataaaagttgaaagttaaatagaatattgaaagaatataaatttttaagataatttttatttcgagatttgaaaaagtttaattattttttatattttatttaaattaaaaaaattatgataattagataagatgagatcagAAGATTTGTGAAAATAGATGAAGTTTAAACTCAATTgatttcaatttatctcatttaattattaatcatcttaaattttttaaatttttacataaaatataataaataataataatattaataaaataatattttatttaatttttaatttttattttaattcctctCATTTCAAGTAATTGGAATTTAATCTAATGGTGGACGGCGAGAGAGCTGGGATCTTGTTGGGGCTTGGTGTCAGATAATTGGGCCCGATCTTTCTTAAAACCATTGAAAAGGTGAAGCCCGCTTGCTCTGTCTTCCTCGCAAAATATGAtggtttttattctttttttgaaGTTGCAAAATATGATGTTTTAATCAGGATTCAGGAATGCCGGTCCCACTCTGGAAATCCTAGTACTATCGAAACAAGACAAGTCGAAGAAAAGTCACAACTATACGgtaactgatttaaaaaaaaagaaaaaagaaaaaaaaaaaaaaaagaagaagactatATGGTTACTGGTTTCCGTCCGCTGACGACAAAAAGCACAATGGTAGATGTTAACGTGACACATCATATGTCAACACGTGGCCTGCAATTAAAAATCTAAACTaatattaaacatttattttatttttcaaaaactttttattgtttatataatttactttatttgaaaaaaaaaagatgaatctAGTAGTAGGGTAGGGAGTGGACTAAACCATAGAAGTATATAGGGGCAATTTATCCCTATTTTTTTCAGCCATAACCAAACACCAGTAGTGAACACAgttaagtaatattttattacaaatcttATTTATCAGACCATTACATATGATAATATTACAAGCTAAGAGAGGACAGCGGTCCAATAAGAACCTCAAAGATGGGAGCAGATCGGTGGATTATGCCACTTTTCAGGTGACAGACACATCTAAGGGTCCACCAAAGTGAACACGCAGGTCTCtataataattatacataagaaagcattttcttaatattgtatataatattccAGCACTACGAATTGCTAAGATGCATCGATTGACGAGGCTAGGCACTTGGCAGGAATATACTTGTCCAAGACAACATTTTAGATCTAGAAAGCAGCGAcacttttttttggtttttcacaTGCTTTGCATCCACCAGCAGCAGGGCAGGGTGTTGTACTTTCGTTAGGTTAAAACAGATGGAGCATGGCCTCCTGGAAGTGAGGGGTGTAGTCATTGGCATGGGGGTTGGACTCCAGTTCCAGAGCATGGCTATGGTGGTTATCGTTGAGGTTCTGATCACTCTTCATTGCTGCCATCTGAAAGGCCATGACACAAGCAAGAACAAGTTGCTCATCAGCCCGATTACAATAAATGAGTACAGTTCTCTCTAATCAgattttgtttccttttattACAATACCTCCTCCTCCACTTGAGTCTTCTCTCTTCTCAGATTCTGTTGCTGTTCATCATAGCAGTTGGAAGTTAGAAAAAAGATTATTTCATGATTTCACAGTGAATTACAACGTGCTGTGTGAATACTTCTTCCCTTTACTTGATGCCTATGTACTTGTATATTTGTATCTTCAAGTTTTCTATGTGGGTCTAAAGTGTTCTTGTCTGTGAATAAGATGGCATTATTTGCTGGTTTTATGCTCATATTTGTGTCGGCAGCAGAATGCAGACTCTGTGTCTTGAGAAATCACACTTACATATGTATCTGTACTCCATAGGCTTACTTTGTACAGACAATGATTGCTACAAATATTAAATGTTATGTTCACTAAGATCTACACTTTTTCTCATAGGATTTGAATTAAGGACAAGCTACATGGTACTTGATGGGAGATAAAGGATCTACAAGTGCAGTCTTATTTATCATGTAACTCCAAAAGCTTAAATCCAATTGTTGTATTGATAAGATGTGTGACTTGATTTCTGGCATAATAATTGTTTAGATCTGACTGTTTGATTGTGCCATGTGACCAGCTTGTTGTTCATCTTAATAGCCAGATCTTCATTGGTGATACAAAATTGAAAAGCATAGGTAGTTTAGGATACAAATTAGAACTTTTATAGTAGCTTAAGATAAGTGAAAAAGCATATGGTATTTTGTAGGTTAAAAGTGTAATTTCTCCTTTCCATTTTGACTTACTTGGCAACAACATATGTCAGTAGCCATAGGAGACATATGAAAGATGGGGGCGCGGGAAGTGTTTTTAATATCCCTATAACTAATAGTTTTGGTTCCTGACCAATCTCTTCTCTAGGCTAGTTTGACAGTTGGTTTGCGAACCATCTATGCATATATCCTAGTGACATGGCAACAAAAAACACAGTAAAGAGAAAGTAATGAGCCGAGCCCCTTGTGTAACCATTAGTGCATAAAAAGGGTCTTGCTTTTTAAACTCTTTCAGAAGAAAGGCTGGTTTGGACACTCAATATCTcacaaatttgtaaatagtagtagaatgatttaaattcaaatgttttattgtttgaacataatttataaatattatttttgttttaaaatttgaaaaatttttattgttttttatgtttcgTTTAGAAGTATGGGaaagttttattgaattttgtgtttggataataattagttaatgactagatgaaaaaattgaagatttgaaattgaaaagttttttgtgtttaaatgaGTTTGAGAAGGAAATTATGAGGAATTTTGAGAATGTTTTGAGTGTCAAAATGAGACATTCCGACCTCAACTTCATAAGTGTCGCGCTTTCATGAGAGCATCCCTCTCAAGGAAATGTGACCTTCTGACCTTAGCTTCATAAAATGCTAGTGTTTTCAAGGCCAAAGTTGTGCTCTCTCGACctacttttttttatgaatgaCTTCAACTCCAAAGTACTATCATCAGTTGCAACCATTCTTACTACAGCTTGTAGGTACCAAATCATGATCTCTTATAAGTTGACGAGACTGTCAGGCTTCAATGAACATAACGATTGACCAACCCATCAAATTTCCTTTGTTAAGCTACTTCACCATGAGTAAGGTCATTGATGTTTTGAAACTCCCCCTTTACAGGGCAATTTGTATAGTTTTACCAACTCCAAAGAATAGGCTGACCATAGTAGGAAGCTATCATATTCAAAATCCCCAACAAAATCAGTAACCCACTTAATCACACCGTTATGATAAGTGTGAGAAGTCTTATGTCCTCCGAACTTGCCTCCAGCCCATTAGGTTCAGTACTGTATGTAAATTTTAATGCAAAAAGTCTTTAGATGCTCTGCTTTGACTGAGATCGCTCCACTATTATAGATCCTACCACCATGTTTGCCATGAACTCCTTATGGTGGTTCTTCTAGTCAATTTAATCAATGTCAACATTTCGTATGACAATCCAGGATTTTTATCTGAGTTGGGAGTATTTGGGGATGGAATATACAGACCCTTGGGCTGGGTTTTCTTTTTGGGGTGGGGAATATTTGAAAAGTGCCTTATTAACTTTTGTTGGGGCTGGATGCTACCTGTTGCCCACTAGCTGCcattattatttgaatatttgaaaagtgCCTTATTATCTATGTATAGTCTAGGTCCTAGACTATTGTAATGGTGGATAAAGCTGCTCATTTTTTTATTGTCCTTCACAATTAATGTTTTTGGAATCATTGTAGGATTATTGAAACTATCAGGAAATATCAGGTGCGGCATCCAGCATTAATAGAATACTACAATTAAAtcagagtttttatttttattttttttaattttaatttaattttatgactTTGGAGAAGAGGTTGGAATCCAAAACCTTTATTTTGAAGGATTGGATGTTATGCCAATCAGACTACAGACCTTTAACAAGATCAGAGTTTGATTTAGACTCTATTTGCATGGCTACTAAAATTAAgatcaattaaattaataacaCCTTCAAGTTGGGCTGAAACAATAGTTGAGATACATCCCTTCAATCTTGACTTGTATCCCAATTATAGGTTTCTAGCAATGTTTTCTGAAGGGGTTTGGAACCTTCTCTAAAATAAACCATGAAAACTAAGTGAAATTTTGTTCTTATTTGGGACCCTGTTTACTTGTAAAATGCATCAACCTTCACATCAACAATCAACAAAGAGTGAGAAGGGCATACCTCATCCTGCAGCGCTTTTACAGCTTCCATCATTAGCTGTGTCTGTTTAACATAACGAAGAAGCATTAG
This is a stretch of genomic DNA from Carya illinoinensis cultivar Pawnee chromosome 3, C.illinoinensisPawnee_v1, whole genome shotgun sequence. It encodes these proteins:
- the LOC122302761 gene encoding uncharacterized protein LOC122302761; this encodes MRDQDPQSRVFYELCSMIIHLLTSPPLALPFPTLHSGGQLEASSSRQAPTSSPAAFGSLFLGISVALMLFGSVTFFIGFILMPLVFGLVFLFYFAGIVYNLTELGRSIICPAASDKNDYVPTWSYES